One Hevea brasiliensis isolate MT/VB/25A 57/8 chromosome 5, ASM3005281v1, whole genome shotgun sequence genomic region harbors:
- the LOC110664915 gene encoding cytochrome b-c1 complex subunit Rieske-4, mitochondrial: MLRVAGRRLSSLSWRSSQATSSFVHRSHPLCSDVHDADDFASSRSVLAPYRFSFARDIIRGFSSEALAPGHDLGMISDLPATVTAVKNPTSKIVYDEHNHERFPPGDPSKRAFAYFVLTGGRFVYASLIRLLILKFVLSMSASKDVLALASLEVDLSSIEPGTTITVKWRGKPVFIRRRTEEDIKLANSVEVASLRDPQEDSSRVKNPEWLVVIGVCTHLGCIPLPNAGDFGGWFCPCHGSHYDISGRIRKGPAPYNLEVPTYSFLDENKLLIG; this comes from the exons ATGCTGAGGGTAGCCGGGAGGAGGCTTTCATCTCTATCGTGGAGGTCATCGCAAGCAACCTCCTCCTTCGTCCATCGAAGCCATCCTCTTTGTAGCGATGTTCATGATGCCGATGACTTCGCTTCTTCCAGATCCGTCCTCGCTCCCTATCGTTTCTCCTTCGCTCGTGATATAATCAGAG GGTTTTCTTCTGAAGCCCTTGCACCAGGACATGATCTGGGTATGATCTCAGATCTCCCAGCTACAGTAACAGCAGTGAAGAATCCTACCTCAAAAATTGTATATGATGAGCACAATCATGAGCGTTTTCCACCTGGTGACCCCAGCAAACGTGCCTTTGCTTACTTTGTCTTGACAGGCGGGAGGTTTGTGTATGCCTCTTTAATTCGTCTTCTTATCCTCAAGTTTGTTCTGAGCATGTCTGCCAGCAAAGATGTCCTTGCCCTTGCATCCCTTGAGGTAGACCTCTCCAGCATTGAGCCTGGGACCACTATTACTGTCAAGTGGCGTGGAAAGCCAGTTTTCATCAGGCGACGAACTGAAGAGGATATTAAATTGGCTAACAGTGTTGAAGTTGCCTCCCTTCGCGATCCTCAAGAGGACTCATCCAGGGTTAAGAATCCAGAATGGCTTGTGGTAATTGGGGTTTGCACCCACTTGGGGTGCATTCCATTACCTAATGCTGGTGACTTTGGTGGCTGGTTTTGCCCATGCCATGGTTCACACTATGACATCTCTGGCAGGATCCGCAAGGGGCCAGCACCTTACAATTTAGAAGTTCCTACTTATAGCTTTTTGGATGAGAACAAATTACTTATTGGGTGA